A genomic stretch from Solanum stenotomum isolate F172 chromosome 8, ASM1918654v1, whole genome shotgun sequence includes:
- the LOC125873765 gene encoding uncharacterized protein LOC125873765, with the protein MCTWESRYNLVIGTTFERKASVRLSSWLKSVRDSGERPDWMLPHVFDELGHYWNTYKFKAISDQAKMARGSLKGGSLHTGGAKTVGTIAREMEKELGRTPIESEVFKKTHARKKENESDPDVWVEERVGSRSCELLL; encoded by the exons atgtgtacttgggagTCGAGGTACAATTTGGTCATTGGGACCACATTTGAGAGGAAGGCATCCGTCAGACTGTCTAGCTGGCTAAAGAGCGTTCGGGATAGTGGTGAACGTCCCGATtggatgttgcctcatgtttttgatgaattagGTCACTATTGGAACACATACAAGTTTAAGGCAATATCAGATCAAGCCAAAATGGCTAGAGGCAGTCTTAAAGGTGGCTCGTTGCACACCGGAGGTGCAAAGACGGTTGGAACAATTGCAcgagagatg gaaaaagaattgggacgcACTCCCATTGAATCAGAGGTTTTCAAAAAGACTCATGccaggaagaaagaaaatgagtcggatccggatgtgtgggtggaggaaagg gtgggcagcagaAGCTGCGAGCTGCTACTGtaa